TTGCCTTCGATCGTGGTGACCAGCGTCTCGAAGTTGAGAAGCTCCGTTGGCGGCCTTTCCCGCTTGATGACGATGATGATGTCGCCGTCGTCGTAGCGGGGAAACATCGAATCGCCCGCAACCCGGTAGGCCGCGGCATCAGGAGGTAGGGGGAAGGGCACCTCGATCTCGTCCAGCCCGTCATGATCCAGGTGCTCCGCGCTTGTCTCGATGGCGCCGCCGGCGCCGACCAGGCCCTCCACCACCACGACGTTCTTTCGCGCCTCGCCGCCCTCTCCGGACAAGAGCCACCCGGCCGACACCTTGAAGGCGCGGGCATACCTCTCGGCGACTTCCACAGGAAATTGGTTCTGCCCGTTCTCGTGCGCGGCATAGGTCGACGTCGGCCAGCTGAACCGCTTGGCTGCGGCCATTGCCGAGCGAAATCCGGCTTTTTCGCGCGCCGTGCGCAGTCTCTCACCCATTGTTTCCATGGGCGTATGATCACAAATCGTGTTAACATAAATCATGTTGAGGCAATCAACACGAATCATGTAGGCCGAATCCATGGGAGCAGGCTGATTCGCAGAAGACCGTGTCGGATGTGTTCGCCGTATTCGGCGGGCCGGCGAAATTCTCGCGGACCTTCGGCTTGAAGAATCCGTCGACCGCTTCCGAGATGAAGCGGCGCGAGAGCATCTCGATCGACCTCTGGCCCGCGATCGTCGACCTTGCCGCGCGGGATCGAGTGGCTCACCTATGAGCGGAGCTTCGCGAGCGCGAGCTCAACGGAAAGCAGAACGAGGCCGACGAGGGGCGCTGGTGGACAGCCGCGCCGCGGGCGATCGCCTGCTGGTCGTTCGCGATCTTCATCGCCAAGGTGGTGGTCTGGGACACGGTTCTAGGGCTCGGTTCGACGCCGGCGCTCAAGGGCGACGTTGCGCAGGCCTTCGTGTGGCTGACTGCGATGTAGTTCGGCGGCCGCACGCTCGAAAAGATCTCCCGCATCCTGAAGCGGTGAAGCCCATGGCCCTGCTCGATTACTATCTCGAAGGCCGACGCTTCGAATGGGTCATCACCATCTCGATGCTGTGGCTGGCCATCGCCATGGCGATCTCGCCGGAGATCCTGCCGGCGAGCGCGTTCCAGTGGGTGACGCTGGTGATGTCACCTTCCGTTGTCGATGCCGCGCTGTTCGCGATCGGCTGGGTGCGGTTGATCGGGCTCGTGCTCAACGGTCACCAGGTGCGGGGCCATCGCGTGGGGCCGGCCATCCGCTCGATCATGGCGATCGGCTGCGCGGTGATGCGGGTGCAGTTCGACCTCGCGCTGGTGCAGCTCTCGCTTGCGCAGGGCTTCATGTCGCCCGGGCTGCCGTTCCGGACCATGTTCGTGGTGGGCGAAGTCGACGTGGCCCACCGGGCCGTGAGGGGCCAAAGGGGCGGCCAAAGGGACGGCAATGGAAGAGGTCCTTAAGGCGCTGGCGCCGTGGCCGGTCGTGCAGGGCATTCGGCGATGACCGGGACCACGTCCGGTCTACCCCAAAGAGCCGTTCGACGCTAAAGGCACACGACCTGACATAGTCAGTAAAGCGGCCTAGAGAAAACCCACCGCGTTGATTTGGCGTCAAGACATTGGAGGTTGTCTTGACGCGAGCAAGTAGAACGCGCGCGCCCACAGCCGGGGCGAGGATCGACTTGCGCAAGAGACAGTTCCAACCCCGCAGTTTCTGAGCTGTTGACCTTCGCTGTAGAGTCAGCCGGCCATCCGTTATGTCATGCTGCCGGGCATGAAGCAGCGGATGTCGATCCGCACCGGACCGCCCATCGGGCTCACGTAGACCGGCCACACCATCGTCCGGCCAACTCGGTTCGGTTCTTTGATCACGGCGTCATCCGGAACGTCCCACCATTGGCCTTCGATGCGGACGCGATAATGCCCGCCTTTTGCTTCCCAATCGACGTCAGCCAACGCTGTCCCGTCAGCGTCGGAACAACAGGGGCCTTTGCCTGAGCGGAGGCTGTCGAACCAGCCTTTGAGCGGAGAGTTTGCATATCGGCCCTCGAGATCCCGGGCGGCCGCTTTGTGAAGTGTTAGAGTGGGGGCAGCGAGAACGAGTGGCAGGATAGAGGCGACAAAAATCATCCAGTCTCGTATTCCTGATTCTTCAGGCGCGGTCATTGTGTTAATGCCTCTCGAAAATGCCGAAGAGGATGACGGCAGCACCAACGCAGGTGGCATCGCCTGAATGCGCGGCTATCTGGAGTACATGAACGAGCCATCATCAAGGTCGACGTTTGTCCTTTGCAATGTCCCTTTGCAAAACTAATGCCAAAGCAAGATGGAACCTGGCGTTAAGAAAAACGAGCGACTTATTGGCGTCACGGCCGCAAGAATGGTGACGACTGGGATCTGACCAGCGCAATACCTACGCAAAACCTAAGAGCCGCCCCGGAGGGAGCGGCTCTCCTTATAAGATTGGCTGGGTTATCGCTGGCCTTACGGCTTCATAGAGCCCTGCACACTGGTGTAGACGGCATAGAGCGACGTCGAGCCGCAGATGTACAGCCGGTTTCGTTGCTGACCGCCGAAGCACAGATTGGCGACAGTTTCGGGTATGTGGATCTTGCCGAGCAGTTCGCCGGCGGGAGTATAGCAACGCACGCCGTCCTCATTCGGGTCGCCCCAACCGACGGAAAGCCAAACTCGACCGTCGGTGTCAGTGCGCACGCCATCCGTAATGCTCGGCTTCGGCATGTCCGCAAAGACCTTGCTGTTCGACACCTTCCCGGCGCTCACATCCAGGTCGAAGGAGCGGATCTGCGACGGATTGTTGGGCCCATCGGTGAAGCCGGTGTCGATGACATAGAGCTTCTTCTCGTCGGGCGAGAGCGCAATGCCGTTGGGTTCAACGAAGTCGTCGACTACAACCTTGATATCACCCGACTTCGGATCGACCCGGTAGACGTTGTGCTTTTCCTGCTCCGGCTCGGCTTTGACGCCCTCGTAATAACCGCCGATCCCGTAGACCGGATCGGTGAACCAGATCGCACCGTCCGAAGTGACGACTGCGTCGTTCGGTGAGTTCAGCCTCTTGCCATTGTATTTGTCGGCGATGATCGTGATGGATCCGTCGAGTTCGGTCCGGGTCACCCGTCGTCCGCTGTGTTCGCAAGTGATCAGACGTCCTTCCCGATCAATGGTGTTGCCGTTCGAATTCATCGAAGGCTGGCGATATACGCTGACGTGACCGTCGTCCTCGGAAAACCGCATGATGCGGTTGTTGGGAATGTCGCTGAAGAGCACGTAGCGCCCGGCCGCGAAGTAGACCGGGCCCTCGGCCCAGCGGAACCCGGTTGCGACGCGCTCAACCGCCATAGTGCCGGCGAAGGCCGGGAAATCGGGGGGCCCGAACGATGGTGGCCCCTTCTTGGCAGATTCCAGATGGGAGTCCGGATAGCGGCTGCCGGGCAGCGGCCCCAAGGGCAACGGCTCGCTCGCCGTTGTTGGAGCGCCCGTTTGGCCCAACGGCGTCACGGTCGCCGCAGAGGCCGCTTTGAGGCTCGCCGCCGTCGCGGCCAGCGCCGCAGCACCTTTGATGATGTTGCGGCGGTTGAGGGCTTGCTTGTGGGGAACGGTCATTGCACTTGCCATGGTTTCCTCCCATTTTTTGCTGGGAGGAAACTATACCGCAATCCGGCATAAAGCGGGCGGTTCGGCAAGCAAATCATCGGGCCGGGCGACATCACCAATGCGTCGATCTTCAGCGCTTTCGCAATCTGCGCAGCAAATGATTCATGTCGCAGTTGGGTCAATCGCGTCGGTTTAGCCGCGTGCCGACCACTTCCGGTCTACCCTCAACAGTCGACACGCAGGCCAACTGTGGTTTTCGTCGGTATGGGCCAAAGAGCAACATCACGCGCACCACGGCGGCGCGTCGCGCTCATTCCGGGAAGGCCGCCAGATGGGCGCGTTGGGACAGTGTGACTGTCGGATAACATCGCTTGCCAATCGAAGTTTGAGCCTTGAATTCAGCCGAAGACGCGCCACTACCTTACGTAGTTTTTCAAGTGTGTCTGCACTCTCGCAGGATGAAGCGATGAAGACACCCGCCTGGGCGCTAGGCGAGTGTGATGGTTTCGTGCCTAGCCGAACAGGAGGGTACGTGTAGTTCGTCTACTGATCGAGAGTGGCCAAACGCGAAGCCTCATGCGCGCACCGACCAGTACTATCGATGGCCCAAAGAGGGAGGAGAACAATGAGCACCTGGCTTAGCGAGCGAGAGCAGCGCCTTGTCGCGGGCGCGGAGGCGGCATCGGCGGCAACGCCGATTCCCACTCAGATCGTTTCCAACGGCGAGTATCTGCCGCCTCCGCAGAGCGATACGCAGAAGAAGGTCGAGGCACGGATCAACGAGCTCGCCGACGCGAACGGCAAGCACCTCGGCTTGAGCCGCAGGCAGTTCCTGCACACGAGCTGCGGCATGGCGGCGGCATTCCTCGCCATGAACGACATCTACGGCAATGTTTTCCAGGTCGCGCCCGCGGAGGCCCGCGAGCCCGAACTGATGCTGGCGCGCGCGCAAGGTCTCGCCGGCCAGTTCATCTTCGATGTCCAGACCCATTTCGTGCGCGACGACTTCGATCACAAGGAGCTCCTGGGGCTGGCGGACTTTGCGAGCCAGCACTGGAATCCGAAGATGAAGGAGGAGGGCGTCTCCTCGCTCGCCCGCTACAAGTTCCAGAACTATGTGAAGGAGATCTACTACGACAGCGACACCAACATGGCGCTCCTGAGTGGTGCGCCGTTCGACGATCCGAGCTGGTGGCTTCTGTCCAACGAGCAGATCGTCAAGGCACGCGAACTCATCAACGACTTCGCCGGATCGCGCCGCCTGCTGGCGCACAGCGTCATTACCCCCAAGCAGCCCGGCTGGATGGAGGAGGTCGACAAGGCGATAGAGGTCTACAAGCCGGATTCCTGGAAGTCCTACACCATCGGCGATCCGCTGGCGCCCTCCAAGTTCCCGTGGCGGCTCGACGACGAGCAGGTGATGTATCCGTTCTACGAAAAGGCGGTAAAGGCCGGCATCAACACGCTGTGCATCCACAAGGGGCTGCTGCCGCCCGATTACGAGAAGTCGTTCGCCGGCGTGTGGGAATACGCAACCGCATGGGACATCGGAAAGGCTGCCAAGGACTGGCCGCAGATGAACTTCGTGATCTATCACTCGGCGCTGCGAGCGTTCCTCGAGCTGCCGGACAAGGCGTGGGCGGAGTTCGAGCAGACCGGCCGCATCCAGTGGGCCACGGATCTCGCGGATATCCCGCAGAAGTTCGGCGTCACCAATGTCTATGCCGAGCTCGGCACGTCCTT
This genomic interval from Bradyrhizobium sp. CB82 contains the following:
- a CDS encoding SMP-30/gluconolactonase/LRE family protein gives rise to the protein MASAMTVPHKQALNRRNIIKGAAALAATAASLKAASAATVTPLGQTGAPTTASEPLPLGPLPGSRYPDSHLESAKKGPPSFGPPDFPAFAGTMAVERVATGFRWAEGPVYFAAGRYVLFSDIPNNRIMRFSEDDGHVSVYRQPSMNSNGNTIDREGRLITCEHSGRRVTRTELDGSITIIADKYNGKRLNSPNDAVVTSDGAIWFTDPVYGIGGYYEGVKAEPEQEKHNVYRVDPKSGDIKVVVDDFVEPNGIALSPDEKKLYVIDTGFTDGPNNPSQIRSFDLDVSAGKVSNSKVFADMPKPSITDGVRTDTDGRVWLSVGWGDPNEDGVRCYTPAGELLGKIHIPETVANLCFGGQQRNRLYICGSTSLYAVYTSVQGSMKP
- a CDS encoding S24 family peptidase — its product is MDSAYMIRVDCLNMIYVNTICDHTPMETMGERLRTAREKAGFRSAMAAAKRFSWPTSTYAAHENGQNQFPVEVAERYARAFKVSAGWLLSGEGGEARKNVVVVEGLVGAGGAIETSAEHLDHDGLDEIEVPFPLPPDAAAYRVAGDSMFPRYDDGDIIIVIKRERPPTELLNFETLVTTIEGNRYLKRIVAGARKGLFDLESFNAPPMRNVKIRSATEVHSVVRRGKWKSLGAAGKRRLVQRALKGKT
- a CDS encoding amidohydrolase family protein is translated as MSTWLSEREQRLVAGAEAASAATPIPTQIVSNGEYLPPPQSDTQKKVEARINELADANGKHLGLSRRQFLHTSCGMAAAFLAMNDIYGNVFQVAPAEAREPELMLARAQGLAGQFIFDVQTHFVRDDFDHKELLGLADFASQHWNPKMKEEGVSSLARYKFQNYVKEIYYDSDTNMALLSGAPFDDPSWWLLSNEQIVKARELINDFAGSRRLLAHSVITPKQPGWMEEVDKAIEVYKPDSWKSYTIGDPLAPSKFPWRLDDEQVMYPFYEKAVKAGINTLCIHKGLLPPDYEKSFAGVWEYATAWDIGKAAKDWPQMNFVIYHSALRAFLELPDKAWAEFEQTGRIQWATDLADIPQKFGVTNVYAELGTSFANSAVAHPKFCAALVGTLIKGMGVDHVMWGTDSVWYGSPQWQIEALRRLEIPEDMQKKYGFAPLGDANSATKQLIFAGNATRFYKIKLKAADNTRMPAFSEDRLAALKNEYTQAAKQPSNLRYGYVRAA